One Syntrophales bacterium genomic window, GGTCAGTCATCCGGTGAAATATGGGATTTATTTTTTCCCCATCAGTAATAACTTCCCGAGTCAGGTGATTGGCCACTACAGTAAGGATGGTTCCTACCTTAACTTTTCGGAGGTAACCGATAATAAAGAGAGCAGAGGATTCATTTTCTACACTTAAAACATTAGAATCAATCCATACTTGTTCTCTCTTTAGAAAATCAAGGTCGGCAAATACCGAACCCTTATAAAAAGCATCATGACTCATAATTATTCCTATATGGGATTTCTGATTTTTGTTGTGGGTTACTTTTACGAGGGCATCTATGATGTCTATATCCGCAACAGCCGGGAATTCAATCGGTATATATTCCACCGATGTGCCCTCTAATCTGACCGCTGAGGTGGGGATTATAATATCCTCCAGGTTTATATTCTTCTGTAGTGCCCCGG contains:
- a CDS encoding nucleoside phosphorylase, with amino-acid sequence MKKMHHLQIEPGQIGEFVIMPGDPGRCHLIAEHFENPQLIARSREYVTYTGRYKGLTVSVTSTGMGCPSAAIALEELIMSGAKYLVRLGTTGALQKNINLEDIIIPTSAVRLEGTSVEYIPIEFPAVADIDIIDALVKVTHNKNQKSHIGIIMSHDAFYKGSVFADLDFLKREQVWIDSNVLSVENESSALFIIGYLRKVKVGTILTVVANHLTREVITDGEKINPIFHRMTDLCLEAFKNINK